The stretch of DNA CGCACTGCGCTTGGCCGGGGTCTGACCCCGTACGGGGTCAGACCCCTTTCTGCGCTTTCTGCGTTAGGGGCGAAAAAAAAGCCCCGCCGGAGCGGGGCTTTCCTTGCGGCGGTCAGCGATTACTTGCTGGTGCCGACTACTTCGATTTCTACGCGACGGTTTTTAGCGCGGCCTTCTGCAGTTTTGTTGTCTGCAACTGGCTGTTTCTCGCCTTTACCTTCGGTGTACACGCGGTTAGCTTCAACGCCTTTGGAGATGATGTAGGCTTTGACAGCTTCAGCGCGGCGTACCGACAGCTTCTGGTTGTACTCGTCCGAACCCACCGAGTCGGTGTGACCGACAGCGATGATGACTTCCAGGTTGATCGAACCCAGTTTCGAGGTCACGTCGTCCAGCTTGGCTTTGCCTTCTGGTTTCAGGACGGCCTTGTCGAAGTCGAAGAACGCATCCGCTGCGAAGCTGACTTTTTGTGCGGTTGGCACTGGTACTGGCACTGGTGCTGGGGTAGCGGCCGGTGCTGGCGCAGGGGCTGGTGCAACTGGTGGCGGAGGTGCGACGCACTTGCCGTTTTCCAGCTTCTCTGGCTCAACGCACAGTGGCAGATCGCAACCTGGCACGGCATCAGCCGGGGTCCAGTAGCCGGTGCGCCAGCACAGGCCGAACGGGTCACGGGCGATGATGCCGCGGGCATCTTGTACGTAGGCGCTCTTCGGCGTCGACGCTTTGATGTCCTGGGTCACTGGCGCGTACGGAGGGGCGGTCGGCGCAGTTTGCGCGATAGCCGAGCCGGCAAATGCAGCCGAAATAGCCAGCATCGAAATCAGTTTTTTCATATTTTTCTTCCTTTCGGGGGTGATATCCGCAGAAAACTGCGCGACTTTGTGTTGCGTGGGAAGAATTCTACCACGCAGGGGCGTCACACTCATTTCCCGCTTGCGAATCAAGCAATTGACTTCTCGTCCATTTTGCCACAAGCGACTTGGGTCGTAAAAAAAGCTCCAACATGGCGGCTTTTCGCGTTCGACCAAAATGTTGTTTTGTTGCAACGTGATTGTCGATAATAATTGAGTAATGTGTCATGAATATTACAACTTGTTACGTGCGCGCAGTGTGCGCTACACCGCATGAATACGGCCTCGGCGCGGAAATGCGCTAGTTGCCTTGCGCGCATGCTAAAATCGACCGCTTGCCTGTCTCTTGGGAGAGGCTTAATAAACCACAGTAAACGACCGGCCAATGGATCAATTCGCAAAAGAAACAATCCCTATTTCCCTCGAAGAAGAGATGCGCAAGAGCTACCTCGATTACGCCATGAGCGTGATCGTGGGCCGCGCCTTGCCGGATGTGCGTGACGGCCTCAAGCCTGTACACCGCCGCGTCCTGTACTCGATGCACGAAATGAACAACGTGTGGAATCGCCCCTATGTCAAGTGCGCCCGTGTGGTGGGCGAGACCATGGGTAAGTATCACCCGCACGGCGACGCCTCGATTTACGACACGCTGGTGCGCATGGCGCAGCACTTCTCGCTGCGCTATATGCTGGTTGACGGCCAGGGTAACTTCGGCTCGGTCGATGGCGACGGCGCGGCGGCGATGCGTTACACCGAGTGCCGTCTCGACAAGATTTCCAGCGAACTGCTGGCCGATATCGACAAGGACACGGTCGACTTCCAGCCCAACTACGACGGCAAGGAAAAAGAACCGACCGTCCTGCCGACCCGCATTCCCAACCTGCTGATCAACGGCTCGTCGGGTATCGCCGTGGGTATGGCCACCAACATCCCGCCGCACAATCTGCATGAAGTGATTGCCGGCGCGCTGCACGTGCTGAACAATCCGGAATGCTCGATCGACGAGCTGATCGAACTGATCCCGGCGCCGGACTTCCCGACCGGCGGCACCATTTATGGCGTCTCGGGCGTGCGCGACGGTTACCGCACCGGCCGTGGCCGCGTGGTGATGCGCGCCAAGACCCACTACGAAGAGTACGGCAAGGACGGCGGCCGCACCGCCATCATCGTTGACGAACTGCCGTACCAGGTCAACAAGAAATCGCTGCTGGAACGCATCGCCGAAAACGTCCGCGACAAGAAGCTGGAAGGCATCAGCGACATCCGCGACGAGTCCGATAAATCGGGCATGCGCGTGGTTATCGAGCTGAAGCGTGGTGAAGTGCCGGAAGTGGTGCTGAACAACCTGTACAAGCAAACCCAGCTGCAAGACACCTTTGGCATGAACATGGTGGCGCTGGTCGATGGCCAGCCCAAGCTGCTGAACCTGAAGGAAATGCTGTCGTGCTTCCTGTCGCACCGCCGCGAAGTGGTCACCCGCCGCACCGTGTTCGAGCTGCGCAAGGCGCGCGAACGCGGCCACGTGCTGGAAGGCCTGGCGGTCGCGCTGGCCAATATCGATGATTTCATCGCCCTGATCAAGGCCGCGCCAACCCCGCCGGTGGCGAAATCGGCGCTGATGGACCGTTCGTGGGATTCGTCGCTGGTGCGCGAGATGCTGGCCCGGACCGGCGAAGGCACCACCGTCGGCGGTATCGAAGCGTTCCGTCCGGAACATCTGCCGAAGCACTACGGCATCCAGGCCGACGGTATGTACAAGCTGTCCGACGACCAGGCGCAAGAGATTCTGCAAATGCGCCTGCAACGCCTGACTGGCCTGGAACAGGACAAGATCGTCAATGAGTACAAGGACGTGATGGCGGAAATCGCCGACCTGCTGGACATCCTGGCCACGCCGTCGCGCGTGACCACCATCATCACCGACGAAATGACGTCGATCGTGGGCGAATTCGGCGATCCGACCAAGGACCCGCGCCGTTCCAACATCGAGCACAACGCCAGCGACCTGAACACGGAAGACCTGATCACGCCGCAGGACA from Duganella dendranthematis encodes:
- the ompA gene encoding outer membrane protein OmpA → MKKLISMLAISAAFAGSAIAQTAPTAPPYAPVTQDIKASTPKSAYVQDARGIIARDPFGLCWRTGYWTPADAVPGCDLPLCVEPEKLENGKCVAPPPPVAPAPAPAPAATPAPVPVPVPTAQKVSFAADAFFDFDKAVLKPEGKAKLDDVTSKLGSINLEVIIAVGHTDSVGSDEYNQKLSVRRAEAVKAYIISKGVEANRVYTEGKGEKQPVADNKTAEGRAKNRRVEIEVVGTSK
- the gyrA gene encoding DNA gyrase subunit A, with the protein product MDQFAKETIPISLEEEMRKSYLDYAMSVIVGRALPDVRDGLKPVHRRVLYSMHEMNNVWNRPYVKCARVVGETMGKYHPHGDASIYDTLVRMAQHFSLRYMLVDGQGNFGSVDGDGAAAMRYTECRLDKISSELLADIDKDTVDFQPNYDGKEKEPTVLPTRIPNLLINGSSGIAVGMATNIPPHNLHEVIAGALHVLNNPECSIDELIELIPAPDFPTGGTIYGVSGVRDGYRTGRGRVVMRAKTHYEEYGKDGGRTAIIVDELPYQVNKKSLLERIAENVRDKKLEGISDIRDESDKSGMRVVIELKRGEVPEVVLNNLYKQTQLQDTFGMNMVALVDGQPKLLNLKEMLSCFLSHRREVVTRRTVFELRKARERGHVLEGLAVALANIDDFIALIKAAPTPPVAKSALMDRSWDSSLVREMLARTGEGTTVGGIEAFRPEHLPKHYGIQADGMYKLSDDQAQEILQMRLQRLTGLEQDKIVNEYKDVMAEIADLLDILATPSRVTTIITDEMTSIVGEFGDPTKDPRRSNIEHNASDLNTEDLITPQDMVVTLSHTGYMKAQPISEYRAQKRGGRGKQAMATKDEDWIDQLFIANTHDYILCFSNRGRLYWLKVWEVPQGSRNSRGKPIVNMFPLADNEKITVILPLSGENRTFPEDHYVFMSTSLGTVKKTPLKDFSNPRKAGIIAVDLDEGDFLIGAALTDGEHDVMLFSDAGKAVRFDENDVRPMGRNARGVRGMNLDEGQRVIALLVAENEQQSVLTATENGFGKRTPITEYTRHGRGTKGMIAIQTSERNGRVVAATLVEPTDEIMLITTGGVLIRTRVSEIREMGRATQGVTLIAVEDGTKLSGLQRVVETDIDEVELEPGPDSATE